The nucleotide window GGGCAGCGTCAACGCGACCCGGCTCAACCGGGTCAAGTATACCGACCTGAAGAACGATCCCGATTTTGCCGCCACGATCCGGTCCATCGCCGCTTTCGACGTCGCCACCTTGTCGGGATCCAGGGAGAAACTGGCCTTTTACATCAATGTCTACAATATTCTGGCACTGAAGATGGTGGCGGATCATTGGCCGGTGAAAAGCATCAAGGATGTCGGATCGCTGTTTGGCCCGGTTTGGAAGAAGGATGCCGGAACCGTGGGTGGCAGAACGGTCACCCTGGATCAGGTGGAGCATGAGATTCTTCGTCCCATGGGCGATCCTCGGGTCCACATGGCCATCGTCTGTGCCTCCGTCAGTTGTCCCGACCTGCGTCGGGAACCCTATGTCGCGGCCAATCTGGACCGTCAGTTGGATGATCAGGCCCGCCAGTTTCTCATGAACGAGGCCAAGGGACTCGTCATCGAGGGTGGCGTTGTCAAACTTTCCCGTATTTTTTCATGGTTCGAGGATGATTTTGGCAACTCGGGTGGTGTCATGGGGTTTGTCCGCCGCTATCGCGACGATCTTCCCAAGGATGCAAAAACAGAGGCGGATCTTCCTTACGACTGGTCGGTCAATGGTGAATGAACGGGCGTGACCGATCGGGGGAAAGGCGGGGAACATGATCAAAGGGTGATGCTCGATCCTTCACGGGCAAGGTGACAGGCGGGTCCGTGGACGGTGACCTCCTTGCGGTCGATGGCCTCCTTGAAGACCCGTTCCAATTCATCGTCGCGGCGGGTCGGTTCGTGATGGGTGAAATGGATCGAGCGCACCTGGGCCGCTCGGCCCAGATCGATGTTGGCGTCAAAGGTTGAATGGCCCCATCCTTTTTTCTGGGGATAGTCCTGGATGGTGTAGGAGGTATCGGCAACGAGGACGTCCGCGCCATGAATGAAGTCGATGATCTCCTTGTTTCTTTCATTGATGTAGCCCTGATATTCCGCCCATTCTTCGTCCTCGGGGAGGTAGATGTTGTAAAGCGGTTCATGGTCACCGGTGAAAACGATGCTTTTTCCATGGCATTCGAGGCGGTAGCCGAAGTTGAGAACCGGATGGTTCATCAACATGTTGCGGACGGTGACGCTGCCAACCTGGATGCTTTGGCGTTCCTTGAGGGTGGTGTAATGGATGGTGGCTTTCAGTTCCGCCTCGCGGACCGGGAAATGACAGTATTCAAACTGCCGCGACAGAATCTGGCGTATGTTTTTTTGACCGACGGGGTCGAAGGCGCCATGGATGTGGATGATGTTTCCGGGGATGAAGGCGGGGATGAAAAAGGGAAACCCCTGGATGTGATCCCAATGGGTATGGGTGAGAAACAGGTGGGCCTCGATGGGAAGTTCGGCAAACAGGGTCTGGGCCAGTGGGTAGATGCCGGTCCCGGCATCGAGGATGATCAACTCTCCCTGGTCGCCGCGTATTTCCAGACAGGTTGTATTGCCCCCGTAGCGCAAGGTTCCCGGTCCCGGAACGGGAATCGAACCGCGGACGCCTCTGAAGGTCAGTTTCATGAGTGATTCTCGAACGGGGTCATGAAACCATTCTCCCAAACGGTGGTCAACCTCATGGCATGATCGATTTCATCGGCGAAGAGTCCCAGCTCGGTGGACAGTCCTTCCAGATCCTTATTGAACAGCGCAACCATCGTCGCGGGAAGGACCACCTTCCGGGAGGGACGGCCTGAATGATCCCGGTCCATCGTTTGCGCAATCATGTTGGCGGCGTACACACAGGCCAGAAGCGGATTTCCGGCGCATCGGTCGGCCTCGTGATGCCCGCCCATGCTGTGTACGATCAGTTCCGGCAGTTGCCATTTTCGGGCCAGGGTGTCGCCGACGAGCGTGTGGGTGGTTGCGAACTCCTGCCACTCCAGGGCGACGAATTGTTCTTCTTCCAGATCTTCCCGGTCTTTCCGACGCAGAAGTGCCGTATAGCGTTCCGGAAACAGCCGGTGAAGGGCTATTTTGCCAAAATCGTGCAACAATCCCGCCACATGGCAGTCGGTGGCGTCGCGTTCCGAAAACCCGAGACCTCGTGCCAGTTTTTTTGCGATGATGGCGGTCGTCAGGCTGTGACGGTGGACCAGGGTAAGCGGTCCTGTCGCGGGGTCGGCCCCGGCGATCAGTTCCATTGGGGCGATCTCCAGGGCAAGGTTTTTGACGGTGTTGACGCCAAGAAAGACGACCGCCTGCTTGACCGACAGAATCTTGCGCGTCAGACCGAAATGATCGGTGTTGACCAGGCGTATCAGGTGGAGGGTCAGGATCGGGTCCTGTTCGATGACCCGAACCCACGTCCGGGGCGGGCAATCGAGGTCGTTGGCCAGTTGCAGGATGCGATAGCCGCTGAGTGGAAACGCCGTGATCGATTCCATCAGCGAAAAAAGATCGGGTTCGGTGGTGGCCATGAGCGTTGCGGGTGGAGGATTTTTGCCAGGGTGAGCCGCCGCGATGTTCGATGCGTCGGATCGGAATGTTCGGAAACGTACCTCTGAATCTTGATGGTTTCATGGATTGTCGCGGTATTCAAGAATAAAGACGTTCCGTTGCGTGCCGATTGTGTATGAAACCTGCTGAAGGGATCTGCCATGATGCATACTGTCGCTGCCAAAGGTGAACGCATGCACCTTCCCGGCAACACACCCAATGCCCTGTCCGGGGCAAAAAGCAGTCATGCGCAGGGAGAATGTGCTTCAACATCACCATCTTTCCGTATCATCAGGGCATGATGGAGAACATGATGGACGCCACCGCAACCGCCATAGAGGCACAAGCCCGAAAATTGAGTCCATCGGCGCGTCTGGAATTGGTGGACGCCATTCTGAGCAGCCTGGACGAACCGGATCGGGAAATGGATCGGCTGTGGTCCCAGGAGGCCGAGGAGCGTCTGGCGGCCTACCGGCGGGGGGAGATGAAGGCGATCCCCCTGGATGACGTCCTGGCCAAATATCGATGATCCGCTTCCTTGAAGCCGCCCAGAGGGAACTCGACGAAGCGGTGGCGTTCCACGAAGGGCAGGTCATCGGTCTTGGCCGGGCGTTCCTGGCCGAAGTGTTGGTGGCTCTGGAACTGGTGCAGCGCTACCCGGAGGCGTGGCACCCCTTCGGCACCAACGCCCGGCGTTGTCGTTTGCGGCGTTTTCCCTACGGGCTGATCTACCATGCGGACGGATCGGACATTCTGATCGTCGCCGTGGCGCATTTGCATCGCCGCCCCGAATACTGGCGCGACCGTTTGAAAGGGTGACTGGAGTTTCCGTTTCCCCTCGCCTCCGGGTTCCAGCGCGGATCTGGCAATGCCCGCGCGATTTTCCCAGGCCGGGATGGTGATCAAACCTTGAAAAGCGTCGATAAGGTTTCTATTGTCATTCCTTCGAAAAGTGACTGTTTCCCGATAACCTGTTCGAGGTGCCAGGATGTTCGACCTGATCCGTGATGCGCATGCCCAGGGGGGGGCCACCGGCAACGAAGCGGCCATCGGCAACATCATCTTCATGGTGCTGCTGTTCGCCATTTTTTATTTTCTCCTGATCCGACCGCAACAAAAGCAGCAAAAGGCGCACAAGGAAATGTTGCAGAATCTGCAACGTGGCGATTCGATCCTGACGGGCGGCGGATTGCTCGGCAAGATCCATCGGATCGATGAAGATACCATCACCGTCGAATTGGGCGAGGTGGAGGTCGGTGACAAGACCTTTCGGCCCCTCCGGGTCAAGGTGCGGCGCGGCACCATCTCCCAGGTGACCGCCAAGGCGGGAACGCAACCCGCGGCGGACGACAAGGAAGAAAAGGAAGGGAAGGAAGGGAAGGGATCGACGTCTTCCGGATCATGAAGACTCTGGTGACATCAAGGCATTTTCCGGAACTGTCGGCGTCGGTTGCGTCCCGCGGCGTGGGCAAGGGCCGAAGGGGGACACGATGATGCCCTCCCCGCGCAATACAATGGGTGGACAATGAAACAACTTCCCTGGTGGAAGCCGGCGGTGGTCCTGCTGGTGACTCTGGTTTCCCTCCTCTATTCCGCCCCCAGCCTGATGGGTGGGGTCCCTTCCTGGTGGCCGTCATGGTTGCCGCGGCAGGTCATTGCCCGC belongs to Magnetococcales bacterium and includes:
- a CDS encoding DUF547 domain-containing protein codes for the protein MNATPHWRLPFAVAFLMALSFFGWDRADAVEPDWEGYKVVLERHVHPGSVNATRLNRVKYTDLKNDPDFAATIRSIAAFDVATLSGSREKLAFYINVYNILALKMVADHWPVKSIKDVGSLFGPVWKKDAGTVGGRTVTLDQVEHEILRPMGDPRVHMAIVCASVSCPDLRREPYVAANLDRQLDDQARQFLMNEAKGLVIEGGVVKLSRIFSWFEDDFGNSGGVMGFVRRYRDDLPKDAKTEADLPYDWSVNGE
- a CDS encoding MBL fold metallo-hydrolase, with product MKLTFRGVRGSIPVPGPGTLRYGGNTTCLEIRGDQGELIILDAGTGIYPLAQTLFAELPIEAHLFLTHTHWDHIQGFPFFIPAFIPGNIIHIHGAFDPVGQKNIRQILSRQFEYCHFPVREAELKATIHYTTLKERQSIQVGSVTVRNMLMNHPVLNFGYRLECHGKSIVFTGDHEPLYNIYLPEDEEWAEYQGYINERNKEIIDFIHGADVLVADTSYTIQDYPQKKGWGHSTFDANIDLGRAAQVRSIHFTHHEPTRRDDELERVFKEAIDRKEVTVHGPACHLAREGSSITL
- a CDS encoding HDOD domain-containing protein, which codes for MATTEPDLFSLMESITAFPLSGYRILQLANDLDCPPRTWVRVIEQDPILTLHLIRLVNTDHFGLTRKILSVKQAVVFLGVNTVKNLALEIAPMELIAGADPATGPLTLVHRHSLTTAIIAKKLARGLGFSERDATDCHVAGLLHDFGKIALHRLFPERYTALLRRKDREDLEEEQFVALEWQEFATTHTLVGDTLARKWQLPELIVHSMGGHHEADRCAGNPLLACVYAANMIAQTMDRDHSGRPSRKVVLPATMVALFNKDLEGLSTELGLFADEIDHAMRLTTVWENGFMTPFENHS
- a CDS encoding addiction module protein, which gives rise to MDATATAIEAQARKLSPSARLELVDAILSSLDEPDREMDRLWSQEAEERLAAYRRGEMKAIPLDDVLAKYR
- a CDS encoding type II toxin-antitoxin system RelE/ParE family toxin, which encodes MIRFLEAAQRELDEAVAFHEGQVIGLGRAFLAEVLVALELVQRYPEAWHPFGTNARRCRLRRFPYGLIYHADGSDILIVAVAHLHRRPEYWRDRLKG
- the yajC gene encoding preprotein translocase subunit YajC; protein product: MFDLIRDAHAQGGATGNEAAIGNIIFMVLLFAIFYFLLIRPQQKQQKAHKEMLQNLQRGDSILTGGGLLGKIHRIDEDTITVELGEVEVGDKTFRPLRVKVRRGTISQVTAKAGTQPAADDKEEKEGKEGKGSTSSGS